One window from the genome of Rhodobacteraceae bacterium S2214 encodes:
- the nuoK gene encoding NADH-quinone oxidoreductase subunit NuoK, producing MIGLEHYLAVAAALFVIGIFGLFLNRKNVIILLMSIELMLLAVNINLVAFSSYLGDLTGQVFTLFVLTVAAAEAAIGLAILVCFFRNRGTIDVEDVNVMKG from the coding sequence ATGATCGGACTTGAACATTATCTCGCGGTGGCTGCGGCCCTGTTTGTGATCGGGATTTTCGGACTTTTCCTGAACCGTAAGAACGTCATCATTTTGTTGATGAGCATCGAATTGATGCTGCTCGCGGTGAACATCAACCTCGTCGCATTTTCCAGCTACCTTGGTGATCTCACCGGTCAGGTCTTTACCCTGTTCGTTTTGACGGTCGCCGCTGCTGAAGCCGCCATCGGCCTCGCCATCCTTGTTTGTTTCTTCCGCAACCGCGGCACTATCGACGTCGAAGACGTCAATGTGATGAAGGGGTAG
- a CDS encoding NADH-quinone oxidoreductase subunit J yields the protein MTVFAFTFYLFAISALVGGLLTVVSRNPVHSVLWLILAFLSSAGLFVMLGAEFVAMLLIIVYVGAVAVLFLFVVMMLDVDFAELKAEMTKYMPLALLIGLVLVMQLMIALGVWGFSDGAELRAAAPVSDVENTAALGLLIYDKYFMLFQLAGLILLVAMIGAIVLTLRHRVDIKRQNVLEQMYRDPAKAMELKDVKPGQGL from the coding sequence ATGACAGTTTTCGCGTTTACTTTCTATCTCTTTGCCATCTCCGCGCTTGTCGGTGGGCTATTGACCGTGGTCAGCCGCAATCCGGTCCATTCGGTCCTGTGGTTGATCCTCGCCTTCCTGTCGTCGGCGGGTCTGTTCGTCATGCTGGGCGCCGAATTTGTGGCGATGCTGCTGATCATCGTCTACGTCGGCGCGGTCGCGGTGTTGTTCTTGTTCGTCGTGATGATGCTCGACGTTGATTTCGCCGAACTGAAGGCGGAAATGACCAAATACATGCCGCTCGCTTTGCTGATCGGTTTGGTCTTGGTCATGCAGCTGATGATCGCACTTGGCGTTTGGGGCTTCTCTGACGGGGCGGAACTACGTGCAGCCGCACCAGTGTCCGACGTTGAAAACACCGCAGCGCTTGGTCTGCTGATCTACGACAAATACTTCATGCTGTTCCAACTGGCTGGTTTGATCCTGCTGGTTGCGATGATCGGGGCCATTGTTCTGACACTGCGCCACCGTGTGGACATCAAACGCCAGAATGTTTTGGAACAGATGTACCGCGATCCAGCAAAAGCGATGGAACTGAAAGATGTGAAACCGGGGCAGGGGCTTTAA
- a CDS encoding carboxymuconolactone decarboxylase family protein produces MTDNPFEAMMKMGQEMAKSMNPDLESFIPKGFEDMFPTMPKDMMEAFMGKGISPDGLDAKTKLLLTLHGLTIAGATAEPQIKLTVRHAVEAGATKQEIAETIATAAMFGGVPAMTKAMELATDVLDKDQDA; encoded by the coding sequence ATGACCGATAACCCGTTCGAGGCCATGATGAAGATGGGCCAGGAAATGGCCAAATCCATGAACCCTGATCTTGAATCGTTTATCCCAAAGGGTTTCGAGGATATGTTTCCGACCATGCCAAAAGACATGATGGAAGCATTCATGGGCAAAGGCATCTCGCCTGACGGGCTGGATGCAAAAACGAAACTGCTGCTGACTTTGCATGGGCTGACCATCGCTGGGGCAACCGCAGAACCGCAGATCAAATTGACCGTGCGCCACGCTGTCGAAGCAGGGGCCACAAAGCAGGAAATCGCAGAAACGATTGCCACAGCCGCCATGTTCGGTGGTGTGCCTGCAATGACAAAGGCCATGGAATTGGCCACTGACGTTTTAGACAAGGATCAGGACGCATGA
- a CDS encoding carboxymuconolactone decarboxylase family protein: MTQTDTYAAGKALSEAVNPGMEDALAARYDALVPGLSKMVVNVAYGTFYARDGVDEKTRLLATIAALTALGGQTKPQLQVNIRSARAVGATREEVCEIIYQMTLYGGFPAMINAMNAAIEVFEAEDAA; the protein is encoded by the coding sequence ATGACCCAAACAGACACCTATGCAGCAGGCAAAGCCCTTTCTGAGGCCGTAAACCCCGGCATGGAAGACGCACTTGCGGCGCGTTATGATGCGCTTGTGCCTGGTCTGTCCAAGATGGTTGTGAATGTGGCTTATGGCACGTTCTACGCACGTGACGGCGTTGACGAAAAGACACGTTTGCTGGCCACCATTGCAGCGTTGACCGCGCTTGGCGGCCAGACAAAACCGCAATTGCAGGTCAACATCCGCAGCGCCCGCGCTGTCGGGGCCACTCGCGAAGAAGTCTGCGAAATCATCTACCAGATGACGCTGTACGGCGGCTTTCCGGCGATGATCAACGCGATGAACGCGGCCATTGAAGTTTTTGAGGCGGAGGATGCGGCATGA
- a CDS encoding DUF4259 domain-containing protein, translated as MGAWGTGSFDNDGALDFLADYREGTAAVVETVLRDIANLADGTYIEIDAGQAAIVAGEVVAACHDNPSTKVDDDVVSELLVHRADVAENLDLIDYAAAAIPKVLASETSELAELWEDASPEDAESFQSNTADLLTRLGDIV; from the coding sequence ATGGGCGCTTGGGGCACAGGTAGCTTTGACAACGATGGGGCGTTGGACTTCCTCGCGGATTACCGCGAAGGGACCGCTGCTGTTGTGGAAACTGTTCTGCGCGACATCGCAAATCTTGCGGACGGCACATACATCGAAATCGACGCAGGGCAGGCGGCCATCGTCGCTGGCGAAGTCGTGGCGGCATGCCACGACAATCCATCCACGAAGGTGGACGACGATGTGGTGTCCGAACTTCTGGTCCATCGCGCGGATGTCGCCGAAAACCTCGACCTGATTGATTATGCTGCGGCTGCGATCCCAAAGGTATTGGCGTCGGAAACATCCGAACTCGCCGAACTGTGGGAAGACGCATCTCCTGAAGATGCCGAATCCTTCCAAAGCAACACAGCCGATTTGCTGACGCGTTTGGGGGATATCGTATGA
- the nuoI gene encoding NADH-quinone oxidoreductase subunit NuoI → MTQIDYTRAAKYFLLQDFFQGFKLGFKYFFSPKATLNYPHEKGPLSPRFRGEHALRRYPNGEERCIACKLCEAVCPAQAITIDAEPRDDGSRRTTRYDIDMTKCIYCGFCQEACPVDAIVEGPNFEFSTETREELYYDKDKLLANGDRWEAEIARNLEMDAPYR, encoded by the coding sequence ATGACCCAAATCGATTATACCCGCGCCGCGAAGTACTTTTTGCTTCAGGATTTCTTCCAAGGCTTCAAGCTTGGGTTCAAATACTTCTTCTCGCCAAAAGCGACGTTGAACTACCCGCATGAAAAGGGGCCTTTGTCCCCGCGTTTCCGTGGTGAACATGCGTTGCGCCGCTATCCAAACGGCGAAGAACGCTGCATCGCATGTAAACTGTGCGAAGCGGTTTGTCCTGCGCAGGCGATCACCATCGACGCGGAACCGCGCGACGACGGATCCCGCCGGACCACACGCTACGACATCGATATGACAAAATGCATCTACTGCGGTTTCTGCCAAGAAGCCTGCCCAGTGGATGCGATCGTCGAAGGTCCAAACTTCGAATTCTCAACAGAGACACGCGAAGAATTGTACTACGACAAAGACAAACTGCTAGCGAACGGCGACCGTTGGGAAGCTGAAATCGCACGCAATCTCGAAATGGATGCACCTTACCGATGA
- the nuoH gene encoding NADH-quinone oxidoreductase subunit NuoH — protein sequence MIEFFTNTNLGMVLVMLGQCLLVLIPLLVALAFLMYADRKIWAAVQMRKGPNMVGAYGLLQSFADFLKYIVKEIVVPAGADKGVFFLAPMISFVLAVVAWSVIPFNDGWVVSNINVAILFVFAVSSLEVYGVIMGGWASNSKYPFLGSLRSAAQMISYEVSLGLIIIGVIISTGSMNFGSIVAAQDTGYGILGWYWLPHFPMVFLFFISALAETNRPPFDLPEAESELVAGYQVEYSSTPFLLFMIGELMAVVLMCALISLLFFGGWLSPLPFLPDGVFWMILKMATVFFFFSMVKAITPRYRYDQLMRIGWKVFLPMSLVWVVFIAFMAKFEVFGGFWARWAVGG from the coding sequence ATGATTGAGTTTTTCACCAATACAAACCTAGGCATGGTCCTTGTGATGTTGGGCCAGTGTCTACTGGTTTTGATCCCGCTGTTGGTCGCCTTGGCCTTCCTGATGTATGCGGACCGTAAAATCTGGGCGGCTGTCCAGATGCGCAAAGGGCCGAACATGGTTGGTGCCTACGGTTTGCTGCAATCCTTCGCGGATTTCTTGAAATACATCGTCAAAGAAATCGTCGTGCCTGCGGGTGCCGACAAAGGTGTCTTCTTCCTTGCCCCAATGATTTCCTTCGTTCTGGCAGTTGTCGCTTGGTCGGTGATCCCATTCAATGACGGTTGGGTCGTGTCCAACATCAACGTGGCGATCCTGTTCGTCTTCGCTGTGTCATCGCTGGAAGTTTACGGCGTGATCATGGGCGGTTGGGCGTCAAACTCGAAATATCCGTTCCTCGGCTCGCTCCGCTCTGCCGCGCAGATGATTTCTTACGAAGTCTCTTTGGGCCTGATCATCATCGGTGTGATTATCTCAACCGGTTCAATGAACTTCGGGTCAATCGTTGCGGCGCAAGACACGGGCTACGGCATCCTCGGCTGGTACTGGTTGCCGCACTTCCCGATGGTATTCCTGTTCTTTATCAGCGCCTTGGCTGAAACAAACCGCCCACCATTCGACCTTCCAGAAGCGGAATCAGAATTGGTTGCGGGTTACCAAGTTGAATACTCATCCACACCTTTCCTGCTGTTCATGATCGGCGAACTGATGGCTGTCGTGCTGATGTGCGCGCTGATCTCGCTGCTGTTCTTCGGTGGCTGGCTGTCCCCACTGCCGTTCCTGCCGGATGGCGTGTTCTGGATGATCCTGAAAATGGCGACTGTGTTCTTCTTCTTCTCCATGGTGAAGGCGATCACACCGCGCTACCGCTACGACCAACTGATGCGGATCGGCTGGAAAGTCTTCTTGCCAATGTCGCTGGTATGGGTCGTGTTCATCGCCTTCATGGCAAAGTTCGAAGTCTTTGGCGGCTTCTGGGCACGCTGGGCAGTAGGCGGCTGA